A genomic segment from Candidatus Binatia bacterium encodes:
- the pth gene encoding aminoacyl-tRNA hydrolase — translation MIEGPAGAQWLVLGLGNPGEEYVGTRHNVGFEVVDALCRRHGIVLRQRLPSLLYGQGRIVGQEVILGKPRTFMNRSGVAAREGLKRWMLRPEQLLVVLDDVALPLGKIRVRKQGSDGGHKGLRSVLASVGSELVPRIRVGIGQPKHGDIVEFVLSPFSRAERPVIDEAIERAADAVETVLSQGVEVAMNRFNARSAS, via the coding sequence GTGATTGAAGGGCCGGCGGGAGCACAGTGGCTGGTCCTGGGCTTGGGGAACCCGGGGGAGGAATACGTTGGTACGCGGCACAACGTGGGCTTCGAAGTCGTCGACGCGTTGTGTCGAAGGCATGGGATTGTGTTGCGCCAGCGCCTTCCATCCTTGCTTTACGGACAGGGGCGAATCGTTGGCCAAGAGGTCATTTTGGGTAAGCCCCGAACGTTCATGAACCGCTCTGGGGTTGCAGCCCGTGAAGGGCTGAAACGGTGGATGCTCCGTCCTGAGCAGCTCCTGGTCGTGCTCGACGATGTTGCGCTCCCGCTCGGAAAGATTCGGGTGAGAAAACAGGGGTCCGACGGTGGTCATAAGGGGTTGCGCTCCGTCCTGGCCTCGGTCGGGAGCGAGTTGGTGCCCCGAATTCGAGTCGGGATTGGCCAGCCCAAGCATGGAGATATCGTGGAATTCGTGCTGAGCCCATTCAGCCGGGCGGAGAGGCCCGTGATTGACGAGGCGATTGAGCGGGCGGCGGACGCTGTCGAGACCGTGCTCTCTCAAGGCGTCGAAGTTGCAATGAACCGATTCAACGCGCGCTCTGCCAGTTGA
- the pyrR gene encoding bifunctional pyr operon transcriptional regulator/uracil phosphoribosyltransferase PyrR — translation MRGGRVVLDARGIDRALTRIAHEIVERNKGVEDLVLIGIRSRGVHLAERLKRKFTEIDGTTVPTGIMDITLYRDDLSRSRQQPQVKGTKVDFPVDDKRVVLVDDVLFTGRTARAALDALMDLGRPRNVQLCVLVDRGHRELPIRADYVGKNMPTALDEEVQVRLVESDGVDEVALVRQGE, via the coding sequence ATGAGAGGGGGGCGTGTCGTTTTAGATGCTCGCGGCATCGACCGTGCCCTCACGCGCATTGCCCACGAAATTGTCGAGCGGAACAAGGGCGTGGAAGACTTGGTGCTCATTGGGATTCGCTCGAGAGGGGTGCATTTGGCAGAACGGCTCAAGCGAAAGTTTACCGAGATTGATGGGACGACCGTTCCCACAGGGATTATGGACATCACCTTGTATCGCGACGACCTGAGCCGCAGCCGCCAACAGCCGCAAGTGAAGGGGACGAAGGTCGACTTTCCTGTGGACGATAAGCGTGTGGTCTTGGTCGACGACGTATTGTTCACCGGGCGCACTGCACGTGCGGCCCTCGATGCGCTGATGGATCTTGGCCGGCCGCGCAACGTGCAACTCTGTGTGTTGGTGGACCGCGGGCATCGGGAGTTACCCATCCGTGCTGATTACGTGGGCAAGAACATGCCCACGGCGCTCGACGAGGAGGTCCAGGTGCGGCTCGTGGAAAGCGATGGTGTGGACGAAGTCGCCCTGGTGCGGCAGGGGGAGTGA
- a CDS encoding aspartate carbamoyltransferase catalytic subunit has product MAFLRRHLLGLEGLTREEILFLLDTAASFKEISEREIKKVPTLRGKTVIGAFFEPSTRTRVSFEIAAKRMSADFISLGGTGSSAAKGESLLDTARNLGAMRPDVLVLRHPSAGAAHLLAKYVDCAVINAGDGAHEHPTQALLDLVTIRERKERLDGLTVAIIGDILHSRVARSNLYALRALGAEVRLAGPRTLLPPECAAYAHTTTDLREAVHNADVIMLLRLQRERQVGHFIPSVEEYARYYCLSERHLAVAKPDVIVMHPGPLNRGIEISSEVADGPYSVILDQVSNGVAVRMAVLYLLGTGAREGEAKRSVQQITVLGRAERRATQ; this is encoded by the coding sequence ATGGCTTTCCTGAGGCGTCACTTGCTCGGGCTCGAAGGGCTCACGCGCGAGGAAATTCTCTTTCTCTTGGATACCGCCGCTTCATTTAAGGAAATCTCCGAACGCGAGATAAAAAAGGTGCCGACGTTGCGTGGCAAGACGGTCATTGGCGCGTTCTTCGAGCCGAGCACCCGCACGCGTGTCTCCTTTGAAATCGCTGCCAAGCGAATGAGCGCCGATTTTATCAGTCTCGGTGGAACTGGGAGCAGTGCTGCAAAAGGGGAGAGCCTGCTGGACACAGCGCGCAATCTCGGAGCGATGCGCCCCGACGTATTGGTTTTGCGGCATCCCAGCGCGGGTGCGGCTCACCTGTTAGCGAAGTACGTCGATTGTGCGGTGATTAACGCAGGGGATGGAGCCCACGAGCATCCCACGCAGGCTTTGTTGGACCTAGTGACGATTCGCGAGCGAAAAGAGCGACTTGATGGCTTAACTGTTGCGATTATTGGCGACATTCTGCACAGTCGTGTAGCGCGGTCGAACCTCTATGCCTTGCGTGCCCTTGGAGCCGAAGTGCGACTTGCGGGGCCGAGAACACTGCTCCCGCCCGAGTGCGCGGCCTACGCCCATACGACGACGGACTTGCGCGAGGCGGTACACAACGCCGACGTGATCATGCTTCTCCGGCTGCAGCGTGAGCGGCAAGTAGGGCATTTCATTCCGTCGGTTGAGGAGTACGCTCGCTATTACTGCTTGAGCGAGCGGCATCTGGCAGTGGCGAAGCCTGATGTGATTGTCATGCACCCAGGCCCGTTGAACCGGGGGATCGAAATCTCGAGTGAAGTTGCCGATGGGCCGTACTCGGTGATCTTGGACCAGGTCAGCAACGGTGTCGCGGTGCGCATGGCCGTGCTGTACTTGTTGGGCACCGGTGCCCGCGAGGGGGAGGCGAAGCGCTCCGTCCAACAGATCACAGTCCTCGGACGCGCGGAGCGGAGGGCGACGCAATGA
- the carA gene encoding glutamine-hydrolyzing carbamoyl-phosphate synthase small subunit: MKAILGLADGTVFEGESFGAEGEAAGEIVFNTSMTGYQEILTDPSYCGQLVCMTYPEIGNVGVNEEDVESNRPWVEGFIVREYWEEPSNWRAKKSLAAYLRRHGIPGIQGIDTRELVRHIRDRGAQSAVLSTVESDPRKVVEKARQVRPMVGQDLVQRVSCTTPYDWHQSTWRLDGGYEERVDPQGPFVVAYDYGVKRNILRHLVRLGCRVKVVPATTSARQVLSWNPDGIFLSNGPGDPDVGPYARIVRELIGEKPIFGICLGHQVLALALGGRTYKLKFGHHGGNQPVKDLTTGKVEITAQNHGFAVDVDSLSGIAELTHVNLNDQTVEGLAHARLPLFSVQYHPEASPGPHDATYLFERFLNVMRHRQPVV; encoded by the coding sequence GTGAAGGCAATTTTAGGATTGGCTGATGGCACTGTATTCGAGGGGGAATCCTTCGGCGCTGAAGGCGAGGCAGCAGGCGAGATCGTGTTCAACACCTCGATGACGGGATATCAGGAGATTTTGACCGACCCCTCCTACTGCGGGCAGTTGGTCTGCATGACGTACCCTGAAATTGGCAATGTTGGTGTCAACGAGGAGGATGTCGAGTCCAACCGGCCGTGGGTCGAGGGCTTTATTGTGCGCGAGTACTGGGAAGAGCCGAGCAATTGGCGCGCAAAGAAATCGCTTGCGGCTTACTTGCGCCGCCACGGAATTCCCGGAATTCAAGGCATCGATACGCGGGAACTTGTGCGTCACATCCGCGATCGCGGCGCCCAGTCGGCGGTACTGTCGACAGTGGAGAGCGACCCGCGCAAAGTCGTGGAAAAGGCTCGACAAGTGCGGCCCATGGTCGGGCAGGACTTAGTGCAGCGAGTGAGCTGTACCACGCCCTACGACTGGCATCAGTCAACTTGGCGCCTTGACGGTGGCTACGAGGAAAGGGTGGATCCCCAAGGCCCCTTCGTGGTGGCGTATGACTATGGAGTGAAACGAAACATCCTGCGCCATCTTGTGCGGCTCGGTTGTCGGGTGAAGGTGGTTCCCGCTACAACCAGTGCGCGGCAAGTCCTCTCTTGGAACCCGGACGGTATCTTTTTGTCCAACGGCCCGGGTGATCCGGATGTTGGTCCATACGCGCGCATTGTGCGGGAGTTGATCGGGGAAAAGCCAATTTTCGGCATCTGTCTGGGACACCAGGTCCTCGCCCTCGCGCTCGGTGGCCGGACGTACAAGCTCAAGTTCGGCCATCATGGTGGCAACCAGCCGGTGAAGGACCTAACCACGGGCAAGGTCGAGATCACGGCGCAAAACCACGGCTTCGCTGTGGACGTCGATTCGCTTTCCGGAATCGCGGAGCTCACCCATGTGAACCTGAACGACCAGACGGTGGAGGGCCTGGCGCACGCGCGCTTGCCATTGTTCTCCGTTCAGTACCACCCTGAGGCTTCACCAGGGCCTCACGACGCAACGTACCTGTTCGAGCGCTTCCTCAACGTCATGCGCCATCGTCAACCTGTCGTGTAG
- a CDS encoding dihydroorotase, whose translation MSLWIRGGLVIDPANDLEKVADLHIVNGRIAALVPAGAVEPEKTDLVIDATGLWVVPGLIDMHVHLREPGYEYKETIATGCAAAVAGGFTAVACMANTMPVNDSAAVTEFILERARLAGTARVYPIGAVSKGLAGQELAEIGEMRRAGIVAVSDDGHPVQDGLLMRRALEYASMFGLPVIAHEEDRSLSAGGVMNEGEWSFRLGLPGIPNAAEEAMLARDLAILERSGGHLHVAHVSTAGAVELIRAAKRRGLPVTAEAAPHHFSLTERAVAEYNAQAKMNPPLRTEADVQAVREGLLDGTIDCVATDHAPHHEDEKLCEFDRAANGIIGLETALALTLAMARETGWSRKQMIAALSTNPARILRIPGGALEVGAPADVTVIDPDLVWCVEAEDLRSRSRNTPFLGWELRGRAVMTVVNGEIKWRLGEPLNGERQ comes from the coding sequence ATGAGTCTGTGGATTCGCGGGGGCTTGGTGATCGACCCAGCTAACGATCTCGAAAAGGTGGCGGATCTTCACATTGTAAACGGAAGAATTGCCGCGTTGGTTCCAGCTGGAGCCGTGGAACCGGAGAAGACTGACTTGGTCATCGATGCCACAGGCCTCTGGGTTGTCCCTGGTCTCATCGACATGCATGTGCATTTGCGCGAGCCCGGCTACGAGTACAAGGAAACGATAGCCACGGGATGTGCGGCTGCCGTTGCTGGCGGTTTTACCGCAGTGGCCTGTATGGCGAATACCATGCCGGTCAACGATTCGGCTGCAGTAACCGAGTTTATCCTGGAGCGTGCGCGCCTTGCCGGAACGGCCCGCGTGTACCCGATCGGCGCTGTGAGCAAGGGGCTTGCTGGACAAGAACTCGCAGAAATCGGGGAAATGCGTCGGGCTGGAATTGTTGCAGTTTCGGATGATGGGCATCCCGTGCAAGACGGGTTGCTCATGCGACGGGCCTTGGAATACGCGTCGATGTTTGGGCTTCCGGTGATTGCGCACGAAGAAGATCGGAGTCTCTCGGCGGGCGGGGTGATGAACGAAGGCGAATGGTCCTTTCGGCTGGGGCTGCCGGGAATTCCAAATGCTGCGGAAGAGGCCATGCTCGCGCGGGACTTGGCAATTTTAGAGCGGAGTGGCGGGCACTTGCACGTCGCCCACGTGAGTACCGCGGGAGCTGTGGAACTCATTCGGGCAGCCAAACGTCGGGGATTGCCAGTCACTGCCGAAGCCGCGCCGCACCATTTCTCTCTCACGGAACGTGCGGTGGCAGAATACAACGCGCAGGCAAAAATGAACCCGCCGCTGCGCACCGAAGCAGATGTGCAGGCGGTTCGTGAAGGATTGCTTGACGGCACGATCGACTGCGTTGCGACCGATCACGCCCCGCACCACGAAGACGAAAAACTATGCGAGTTCGACCGAGCGGCCAACGGCATCATCGGCTTGGAGACTGCCCTGGCATTGACGTTGGCGATGGCTCGAGAAACCGGCTGGAGCCGCAAGCAAATGATCGCCGCGCTGAGCACCAACCCGGCGCGCATTTTACGCATCCCGGGTGGAGCCCTTGAAGTGGGGGCCCCGGCAGATGTCACGGTGATCGATCCCGATTTGGTTTGGTGTGTAGAGGCGGAAGACCTGCGTTCACGCTCTCGCAACACCCCATTTCTCGGTTGGGAATTGCGGGGGCGGGCGGTCATGACCGTTGTGAATGGCGAGATCAAATGGCGGCTTGGGGAGCCGCTCAACGGAGAGCGACAGTGA
- the carB gene encoding carbamoyl-phosphate synthase large subunit: MPKRTDIHSILLIGSGPIVIGQACEFDYSGTQACKALRENGYRVILVNSNPATIMTDPGFADRTYVEPLTAEMVEKIIAAERPDALLPTVGGQTGLNIALELAESGVLDRYGVELIGAKVEAIKKAEDRHLFKAAMLRIGLDLPRSGYARSLDEAEAIRREIGLPLIIRPSRTLGGTGGSLVETEEEFLDQVKWGLSASPVHEVLLEESIAGWKEYELEVMRDGKDNVVIICSIENFDPMGVHTGDSITVAPAQTLTDKEYQLMRDAAIRIIREIGVDTGGSNIQFAVNPKDGRMVVIEMNPRVSRSSALASKATGFPIAKIAAKLAVGYTLDEIRNEITRETPASFEPTIDYVVTKIPRFTFEKFPSAKDELGPQMKSVGEVMAIGRTFKESLQKAIRSLEIDSYGFDARGRGPAAANQAELEQKLRRPNARRLWYLAEAFRAGMSVEQVHALSRIDPWFLANVKQIVDAEERIKVEGRGNGRLSATTLRRAKELGFSDVRIGQLSGVSEEEVRQWRSEENIQPVYKMVDTCGAEFPAYTPYLYSTYEREDEALPSSRPKVVILGGGPNRIGQGIEFDYCCVHAAFALKEDGFETIMVNCNPETVSTDYDTSDRLYFEPLTIEDVLAIVQREKPVGVIVQFGGQTPLKLAVPLERAGVKILGTPPDAIDRAEDRQRFAAMLHKLGLRQPPNGTALQVDEALSIAHEIGYPVLVRPSYVLGGRAMEIVYDDVGLRRYMEKALDAAPGRTILIDKFLEDAIELDVDALCDSKRVVIGGIMEHIERAGVHSGDSACVLPTMSLSARVIEKIRRQTEQLALELGVVGLMNVQYAVKGDEVYVLEVNPRASRTVPFVSKAIGLPLAKVAARVMVGKTLDELGISHEIVPPHVSVKESVFPFSKFPGVDTLLGPEMKSTGEVMGIDMTFGAAFAKAQMAAGNPLPMEGTVFISVRDEDKLATLGIARRLQRLGFRLLATRGTAAFLRAQGIAAELVNKVPEGHPHCVDAIRAGQVQMVINTPQGYGPQLDSFSIRRSALECRVAYFTTIAGAEAAVEAVEILRRQTLTVKPLQDHYLHANVIDVRTAG; encoded by the coding sequence ATGCCGAAGCGGACGGACATCCACAGCATCTTGTTGATCGGTTCTGGCCCGATAGTGATCGGCCAAGCCTGTGAGTTCGACTACTCCGGAACCCAGGCGTGCAAGGCTTTACGCGAGAACGGCTACCGCGTGATTTTAGTGAATTCCAATCCGGCCACGATCATGACCGACCCGGGGTTTGCCGACCGCACTTATGTCGAGCCCCTCACCGCGGAGATGGTAGAAAAAATCATTGCTGCAGAGCGGCCGGACGCGCTGTTGCCCACCGTCGGTGGACAGACGGGACTGAACATCGCCCTGGAGCTGGCAGAGTCCGGAGTGCTCGACCGGTATGGGGTGGAGCTCATCGGCGCGAAAGTCGAGGCGATCAAGAAGGCCGAAGATCGCCACCTTTTTAAAGCGGCGATGCTACGGATCGGGTTAGACCTGCCCCGATCGGGTTATGCTCGCAGTCTTGACGAGGCGGAGGCCATCCGCAGGGAGATTGGGCTCCCGCTCATCATTCGCCCTTCGCGCACCTTGGGGGGGACGGGCGGCAGTCTCGTCGAAACCGAGGAAGAGTTCCTCGATCAGGTCAAGTGGGGATTGTCTGCATCGCCAGTGCATGAGGTGCTGCTGGAGGAGTCAATCGCCGGGTGGAAGGAATATGAGCTGGAGGTGATGCGCGACGGGAAGGACAACGTTGTCATCATCTGCTCCATCGAGAACTTCGATCCCATGGGCGTTCATACTGGCGACAGTATCACTGTTGCCCCGGCGCAGACGTTGACCGACAAAGAGTATCAACTGATGCGGGATGCCGCGATCCGCATCATCCGCGAGATCGGTGTGGACACCGGTGGGTCGAACATCCAGTTTGCCGTCAATCCGAAAGATGGCCGGATGGTAGTGATCGAAATGAATCCGCGGGTCTCCCGCAGTTCGGCTCTGGCCAGTAAGGCGACGGGCTTCCCGATCGCGAAAATCGCCGCGAAACTGGCCGTCGGATATACGCTCGACGAAATCCGCAACGAAATTACACGGGAAACACCCGCGAGCTTCGAGCCGACGATCGACTACGTTGTCACCAAAATTCCCCGATTCACTTTCGAGAAATTCCCATCGGCTAAAGACGAACTCGGCCCCCAGATGAAGTCCGTGGGTGAGGTCATGGCGATCGGGCGAACCTTCAAGGAATCGCTCCAAAAGGCCATCCGCTCGTTAGAGATCGACTCGTACGGGTTTGATGCGCGGGGGCGCGGGCCCGCGGCGGCTAATCAAGCGGAACTCGAGCAGAAATTGCGACGACCAAACGCCCGGAGGCTTTGGTACCTGGCCGAAGCGTTTCGTGCTGGGATGAGTGTTGAGCAGGTTCATGCGCTGAGCCGCATTGATCCTTGGTTTCTCGCCAACGTGAAGCAAATCGTGGATGCAGAGGAGCGTATTAAGGTAGAGGGCCGAGGCAACGGGCGACTGTCCGCGACAACCCTGCGGAGGGCAAAAGAACTCGGCTTTTCCGACGTGCGCATCGGGCAACTGAGCGGTGTTTCCGAGGAGGAGGTGCGTCAGTGGCGGAGCGAGGAAAATATCCAGCCCGTATACAAGATGGTCGACACCTGCGGGGCGGAGTTTCCAGCTTACACGCCTTACCTTTACTCCACTTACGAACGAGAGGATGAAGCGCTGCCCTCGAGTCGGCCCAAGGTGGTGATCCTGGGTGGCGGGCCGAACCGGATCGGGCAAGGGATCGAGTTTGATTACTGCTGCGTTCACGCAGCTTTCGCTCTGAAAGAAGATGGTTTCGAAACCATCATGGTGAACTGCAACCCCGAGACCGTGAGCACCGACTACGATACTTCCGACCGGTTGTATTTCGAGCCGCTGACGATCGAGGATGTGCTCGCCATTGTGCAACGAGAAAAGCCAGTCGGAGTGATTGTGCAATTCGGCGGACAGACGCCCCTGAAGCTTGCCGTCCCGCTCGAACGTGCTGGGGTGAAGATTTTAGGGACGCCACCAGATGCGATCGATCGTGCCGAGGACCGACAGCGTTTTGCCGCGATGCTCCACAAGCTGGGTTTGCGCCAACCACCAAACGGCACTGCGTTGCAGGTCGACGAGGCTTTATCCATCGCGCACGAGATCGGTTATCCCGTGCTGGTCCGCCCGTCCTATGTCTTAGGTGGTCGGGCGATGGAGATCGTGTACGACGACGTCGGACTGCGTCGCTACATGGAGAAGGCGCTGGACGCCGCTCCAGGGCGAACGATTCTGATCGATAAGTTTTTGGAAGACGCAATCGAGCTTGATGTGGATGCGCTCTGCGACAGCAAGCGCGTCGTGATTGGCGGCATCATGGAGCATATCGAGCGCGCCGGGGTACATTCCGGGGACAGCGCTTGTGTTCTCCCGACGATGTCGCTTTCAGCCCGCGTGATCGAAAAAATCCGCCGGCAAACGGAGCAATTGGCGCTCGAACTTGGCGTGGTTGGGTTGATGAACGTGCAGTATGCGGTGAAAGGTGACGAGGTGTACGTGTTGGAGGTGAACCCCCGGGCCTCGCGGACCGTCCCTTTTGTGAGCAAGGCAATTGGTCTACCGCTCGCGAAAGTGGCCGCGCGGGTGATGGTGGGAAAAACTCTGGACGAGCTCGGGATTTCGCATGAGATCGTGCCGCCCCACGTGTCGGTAAAGGAGTCCGTATTCCCATTTTCGAAGTTCCCTGGCGTCGACACCTTGTTGGGACCCGAAATGAAGTCCACCGGAGAGGTCATGGGCATCGACATGACCTTTGGTGCCGCGTTTGCGAAGGCGCAAATGGCCGCTGGTAACCCCCTGCCCATGGAGGGGACGGTGTTCATCAGCGTACGCGACGAAGACAAACTCGCTACCCTGGGGATAGCGCGTCGCCTGCAGCGCCTTGGATTTCGTTTGTTGGCAACCCGCGGTACTGCGGCGTTTTTGCGCGCCCAGGGGATTGCGGCGGAACTCGTAAACAAGGTGCCCGAAGGCCATCCGCACTGTGTCGACGCAATTCGCGCTGGTCAGGTGCAGATGGTGATCAACACCCCGCAAGGGTATGGTCCGCAGCTCGACTCGTTCTCCATTCGTCGGTCTGCCTTAGAGTGCCGGGTTGCTTACTTTACTACGATTGCGGGTGCCGAGGCGGCTGTTGAGGCGGTGGAAATTCTGCGCCGGCAAACGCTAACGGTAAAGCCCCTACAGGACCATTACCTCCACGCCAACGTGATTGATGTGCGCACGGCTGGTTAG
- a CDS encoding transglycosylase domain-containing protein, which translates to METTAPPLAETVELSPTSPRRERQKRLKSAAFVATWVFEFLCGALCGAILAYEFETSAIQARVFSDFAKKATFAVAPGISDSVAFPVDGPFDARRGYVRIPEFIARLYEAGYRITAQARQSPQLAWLVRNGIAPPYQEPAVAGLVLRASDGTVLLDATSRRGVFQAFEEIPRDVIEALLFIENRELLNPRDPRSNPAVEWDRLAHATVSYIGRRLGFRLDLQGGSTLAVQLEKFRHSPEGRTAGAGEKLRQIVAASLKAYRLGEDTTLSRRQIILDYLNTLPLAAVPGVGEVNGLGEGLRAWFGVELEDVLQQLSLPHSSIERAKAFKQVLLLLSAVRAPSDYLLNHRQQLEERAHGYLELLVREGKLHPDFARSVRAVQVEFSPGVQPAEPPPLIERKGVNALRTHLMRLLGISNVYDLHQLHLTADSTVDTELQQQVTQLLLDLKSPEFVSAKGLKAERLLRSGDPSRVTYSLLLFERTPQGNVARVHADNLDQPFDINDGVKLELGSTAKARTLAHYLEIVEELYKDLHGREPAQLIELAKLGPDPLTQWVAGELSREPTIDLEGILNRALERRYSASPGEVFFTGGGVHTFSNFDRSDDSRILSVREALRRSTNLVFIRLMRDLVRYHQARLNYNVQAVLTDPRHPVRQRMLQEIAEGEALQHLRRSYWRFRRHGEGDVVHRLLGSKSQSPRHLAVLFFAWNIGSTEPELERWLQRRGAFPEGVDVGRLFRAYRNPRLNLADFGYLLGRHPVDVWLAGELFREPTMPWDVVVERSTAVRNLVSSWLLRPKNRRAQDLRLRIRIEQDAFARMTPYWQRLGFPFGKLVPSLATAIGSSSDRPIALADFVGILVNDGVRRPLLRVSRLHFAADTPYETVLLPASGNGERVLSPVVARLLRQSLAEVVEQGTARRLRGVFVHRDGTPALVGGKTGSGDNRYKTFRKGGGVISAKAVSRTATFLFFIDDRFFGVVTASVPGPEAAQYEFTSALPVTVLKLAAPAINARM; encoded by the coding sequence GTGGAAACGACGGCGCCTCCCTTAGCGGAAACAGTTGAACTGAGCCCGACTTCCCCACGGCGGGAGCGTCAGAAGCGGCTCAAGTCGGCAGCATTCGTTGCGACTTGGGTGTTCGAGTTCCTGTGTGGCGCTTTGTGCGGGGCGATTTTGGCGTACGAATTTGAAACCTCGGCCATCCAAGCGCGCGTATTCAGCGATTTCGCAAAGAAGGCAACGTTCGCCGTGGCCCCGGGGATTAGTGATTCGGTTGCTTTCCCTGTCGACGGCCCTTTCGATGCTCGCCGAGGATATGTCCGCATCCCCGAATTCATCGCCCGGCTTTATGAGGCCGGATACCGGATTACAGCGCAAGCTCGCCAGTCTCCGCAGCTAGCCTGGCTCGTCCGAAACGGTATCGCGCCTCCGTACCAGGAACCAGCGGTTGCGGGGCTCGTTTTGCGGGCCTCGGACGGTACTGTGCTGCTCGACGCGACCAGCCGGCGCGGAGTGTTTCAGGCCTTCGAGGAAATTCCGCGCGACGTGATCGAAGCGCTGCTGTTTATTGAGAACCGTGAGCTCCTCAATCCTAGAGACCCGCGGAGCAACCCTGCGGTCGAGTGGGATCGCCTGGCCCATGCGACGGTGTCCTATATCGGTCGTCGTTTGGGGTTTAGGCTGGATTTGCAGGGGGGCAGCACTCTCGCGGTGCAGTTGGAAAAGTTTCGCCACTCTCCAGAGGGCCGAACCGCCGGGGCAGGTGAGAAACTGCGGCAGATTGTGGCGGCGTCGCTTAAAGCTTACCGTCTCGGGGAGGATACCACGCTATCGCGCCGTCAAATTATCCTCGACTATTTGAACACGTTGCCGTTGGCGGCTGTACCGGGTGTCGGCGAGGTGAACGGCTTGGGAGAGGGTTTGCGCGCATGGTTCGGTGTCGAGCTTGAGGATGTGCTGCAGCAACTTTCCCTACCCCACAGCTCGATCGAGCGCGCGAAGGCGTTCAAGCAAGTCCTCTTGCTGTTGTCCGCAGTGCGCGCCCCCTCGGACTACCTGCTGAATCATCGCCAGCAACTCGAGGAACGTGCCCATGGTTACTTGGAGTTGCTTGTGCGGGAAGGGAAACTCCATCCGGATTTTGCGAGGAGTGTCCGTGCTGTTCAGGTCGAGTTTTCTCCTGGAGTTCAGCCCGCGGAACCTCCACCACTGATCGAGCGGAAAGGCGTGAACGCGCTACGAACCCACCTGATGCGTCTGTTGGGGATTTCCAACGTTTATGACCTTCACCAACTGCACTTGACCGCGGACAGCACTGTGGATACCGAGCTTCAGCAGCAGGTGACGCAACTGCTGTTGGACCTGAAGTCGCCGGAATTTGTGAGTGCCAAGGGCTTAAAGGCCGAACGGTTGCTGCGCTCCGGCGACCCGAGTCGCGTGACTTATAGCTTACTGTTGTTCGAACGAACTCCGCAGGGGAATGTTGCCCGCGTTCACGCCGACAATTTGGACCAGCCGTTCGACATCAATGACGGTGTGAAGCTCGAACTCGGAAGTACGGCCAAAGCCCGGACCCTCGCGCACTACCTAGAGATCGTTGAGGAGCTCTATAAGGACCTGCATGGCCGCGAACCGGCGCAGCTCATCGAGCTCGCCAAACTTGGACCTGACCCCCTAACCCAATGGGTAGCAGGAGAGCTTTCTAGGGAGCCAACGATCGACTTGGAGGGCATCCTGAATCGGGCACTGGAGCGCAGGTATTCCGCCAGTCCTGGAGAGGTGTTTTTTACTGGCGGCGGTGTGCACACCTTTAGCAACTTTGACCGGTCCGACGATTCGCGCATTTTGTCAGTGCGGGAAGCGCTGCGCCGATCCACGAACTTGGTGTTCATCCGACTGATGCGCGACCTGGTGCGGTATCACCAGGCTCGGCTGAATTACAACGTGCAGGCCGTGCTGACGGACCCCCGGCACCCTGTGCGCCAGCGCATGCTGCAGGAGATTGCCGAGGGCGAGGCCTTGCAGCACTTGCGCCGGTCGTATTGGCGTTTCCGCCGTCACGGCGAGGGTGATGTGGTTCACCGGCTGCTGGGCTCGAAATCGCAAAGCCCGAGGCACCTAGCCGTGTTGTTCTTTGCGTGGAACATCGGTTCGACAGAGCCGGAGCTTGAGCGCTGGCTGCAACGTCGCGGTGCGTTCCCCGAGGGTGTTGATGTTGGACGACTGTTTCGAGCCTATAGGAACCCGCGGCTGAACCTGGCTGACTTCGGTTATCTTCTAGGCCGACACCCGGTTGATGTTTGGCTCGCCGGGGAGCTGTTTCGCGAGCCCACGATGCCGTGGGACGTGGTGGTGGAGCGAAGCACGGCCGTTCGGAATCTCGTGTCAAGCTGGCTACTGCGGCCCAAGAATCGCCGTGCGCAGGACTTGCGCCTGCGGATTCGCATCGAGCAGGACGCCTTCGCCCGCATGACGCCCTACTGGCAGCGACTCGGGTTCCCCTTTGGGAAACTGGTTCCCAGCCTAGCAACCGCGATCGGCAGCTCTTCGGATCGGCCGATTGCTTTGGCCGACTTTGTTGGGATTTTGGTCAACGACGGCGTGCGAAGGCCACTGCTGCGGGTCAGCCGACTCCACTTTGCCGCCGACACCCCGTACGAGACGGTGCTGCTACCAGCGTCTGGAAACGGTGAGCGAGTACTGAGCCCGGTGGTTGCCCGCTTGCTACGACAGTCGCTGGCCGAGGTCGTCGAACAGGGCACGGCGCGGCGGTTGCGAGGAGTTTTTGTGCATCGTGATGGGACGCCGGCCTTAGTCGGGGGTAAGACCGGATCTGGGGACAATCGTTACAAGACCTTTCGCAAGGGCGGGGGCGTGATTTCGGCAAAGGCGGTGAGCCGTACGGCAACGTTTTTGTTTTTTATCGACGATAGATTCTTTGGCGTAGTGACCGCTTCTGTTCCGGGACCGGAGGCCGCCCAATACGAGTTCACGTCCGCGCTCCCGGTTACTGTGCTTAAGCTGGCGGCCCCAGCGATCAATGCGCGCATGTGA